One genomic region from Prunus persica cultivar Lovell chromosome G3, Prunus_persica_NCBIv2, whole genome shotgun sequence encodes:
- the LOC18784404 gene encoding F-box/kelch-repeat protein At3g23880 — protein sequence MSEYLPPEIITQILLRLPIKSLLRCTSICKSWNSLIKHTRFINNHLNLNLDKTSNSPLLLLRHCPKDPTRELYSLHLDNGSFQEHSKPELPVQSLNECFRIVGSCNGLILLSDDYLTDYNMFVLWNPSIRKFITLAKPHVPKSPHHSVYGFGFDSKKNDYKVVRLVYLHQNEGHACPEIELYSLNSGSWKSITSAAPSYLIAQNFWGQVFVNGAVHWVASCKKGNCFRNMVLSFDMSNETFQEIELPEDLACELPTKYMAISAAGKSICVKHFDQNKHTMWVLREYRVVESWEKQVSIDVHGTPNFRVLQVLGCRKNNGEFLLERYDHGRKIGEFVSHNPKNNTNECLGIHTDPGYSCIVYYTESLVLLDKTS from the coding sequence ATGTCAGAGTACCTTCCTCCAGAAATCATAACCCAAATTCTTCTTCGGCTACCCATCAAATCTCTTCTTCGGTGCACCTCTATCTGCAAATCTTGGAACTCCCTAATTAAACACACTAGATTCATCAACAACCACCTTAACCTCAATTTAGACAAAACAAGCAATTCCCCTTTGCTCCTTCTCAGGCACTGCCCCAAGGACCCCACTAGAGAGCTCTATTCTCTACACTTAGACAATGGTTCATTCCAAGAACACTCAAAGCCAGAGCTTCCAGTTCAGAGCCTCAATGAGTGTTTCCGAATCGTGGGTTCGTGCAACGGATTGATTCTCCTCTCGGATGATTACCTCACAGATTACAACATGTTTGTTCTATGGAACCCCTCCATTAGAAAGTTCATCACACTTGCCAAGCCTCATGTCCCAAAATCTCCCCATCATTCTGTttatggctttggctttgaTTCTAAGAAAAATGATTACAAGGTAGTAAGACTGGTGTATCTCCACCAAAATGAAGGCCATGCTTGCCCGGAAATCGAGCTTTATTCGCTAAACTCAGGGTCTTGGAAAAGCATTACATCAGCTGCTCCCAGTTATCTGATTGCTCAAAATTTTTGGGGTCAAGTTTTTGTCAATGGGGCTGTCCATTGGGTTGCGTCTTGTAAGAAAGGAAATTGTTTTCGCAATATGGTTTTGTCCTTTGATATGAGTAATGAGACTTTCCAGGAGATTGAGCTGCCAGAAGACTTAGCTTGTGAGTTGCCAACTAAGTACATGGCCATTTCGGCTGCCGGCAAGTCCATTTGTGTAAAGCACTTTGATCAAAATAAACATACtatgtgggttttgagagagtATAGGGTCGTGGAATCTTGGGAAAAGCAAGTCTCTATAGATGTACATGGCACTCCCAATTTCAGAGTCCTGCAGGTTTTAGGCTGTAGGAAGAATAATGGTGAGTTTCTATTAGAAAGGTATGACCATGGAAGAAAGATTGGAGAGTTCGTCTCTCATAATCCCAAGAACAACACAAATGAGTGTCTTGGAATTCACACAGATCCAGGGTATTCGTGTATTGTATATTACACAGAAAGCCTAGTTTTACTCGATAAGACGAGCTGA